The Polaribacter tangerinus genome has a segment encoding these proteins:
- a CDS encoding SIR2 family NAD-dependent protein deacylase yields MKKIVVLTGAGISAESGIKTFRDADGLWEGHDIFEVATPEGFAKNPLLVLEFYNQRRKQLLEVSPNKAHYNIAALEKNFCVDIITQNVDDLHERAKSSKIIHLHGELLKVRSSIDEQEILTWKKDLTIGDLCSKKSQLRPHIVWFGEMVPLLDTAIEITKKADILVIIGTSMQVYPAASLIHYIKPKTPIYFIDPKPSVQKNDFDNLTIIKDNAINGTSTLLKLLNKKV; encoded by the coding sequence ATGAAAAAAATAGTTGTTTTAACAGGTGCTGGAATTTCTGCAGAAAGCGGAATTAAAACTTTTAGAGATGCAGATGGTTTGTGGGAAGGACATGATATTTTTGAAGTGGCTACACCAGAAGGATTTGCAAAAAACCCTTTATTAGTATTAGAATTTTACAACCAAAGAAGAAAACAATTATTAGAGGTTAGCCCCAATAAAGCTCATTATAACATTGCAGCACTTGAAAAAAATTTTTGTGTAGACATTATTACACAAAATGTAGATGATTTACATGAAAGAGCAAAAAGTAGTAAAATAATTCATTTACATGGCGAACTCTTAAAAGTAAGAAGCTCTATTGATGAGCAAGAAATATTGACTTGGAAAAAAGACCTAACTATTGGAGATTTATGCTCTAAAAAAAGCCAGTTAAGACCACATATTGTATGGTTCGGAGAAATGGTACCGCTACTAGATACTGCTATAGAAATTACAAAAAAAGCAGATATATTGGTTATAATTGGTACTTCTATGCAAGTTTATCCTGCTGCTAGTTTAATACATTATATAAAGCCGAAAACTCCCATTTACTTTATAGACCCTAAACCTTCGGTGCAAAAAAATGATTTTGATAATTTAACCATTATAAAAGATAATGCTATAAACGGAACCTCAACTTTATTAAAACTATTAAATAAAAAAGTTTAA
- a CDS encoding TrmH family RNA methyltransferase, whose protein sequence is MIDKELLHYFEGFLTESRKALFKKVVSKRTRHFTVVLEDIFQPHNASAVVRTCDIFGIQDLYTIEDKYNNKVSRHVAKGSQKWLNHYRFREDGNNTKDCLDALKKKGYQIIATTPHNNSCMLQDFDISKKTAFVFGVEADGVSDTVIENADGFLKIPMVGFTESLNISVAAAIILQAVTSNLRNSQINWQLSDLEKEILYFDWVKKTIKNVDKIEAHFQESKKLK, encoded by the coding sequence ATGATAGATAAAGAACTATTGCATTATTTTGAAGGATTTTTGACCGAAAGTAGAAAAGCGCTTTTTAAAAAAGTAGTTTCCAAAAGAACTAGACATTTTACGGTAGTTTTAGAAGATATTTTTCAACCACATAATGCTAGCGCTGTGGTAAGAACTTGCGATATTTTTGGAATTCAAGATTTGTATACAATAGAAGATAAATACAATAATAAAGTTTCTAGACACGTGGCAAAAGGTTCTCAAAAATGGTTAAATCATTATAGATTTAGAGAAGATGGAAACAATACTAAAGATTGTTTAGATGCCTTAAAAAAGAAAGGATATCAAATTATTGCTACCACACCACACAATAATTCTTGTATGTTGCAAGATTTTGATATATCTAAAAAGACAGCATTTGTTTTTGGAGTGGAAGCAGATGGAGTTTCAGATACAGTAATTGAAAATGCAGATGGTTTTTTAAAAATTCCTATGGTAGGCTTTACAGAAAGCTTAAACATCTCGGTAGCAGCGGCAATTATTTTACAAGCGGTAACTTCTAATTTAAGAAATTCTCAGATAAATTGGCAATTATCTGATTTAGAAAAAGAAATTTTATACTTCGATTGGGTAAAAAAAACAATAAAAAATGTTGATAAGATTGAGGCTCACTTCCAAGAGAGTAAAAAGTTGAAATAG
- a CDS encoding DUF4258 domain-containing protein: MLAKRIFYYLVGVSIGSIGVYFFWQKKNASFYYGMDARTLKSIRIKERFFSDDAKNTMAKYNVDTLKISTILNSGDVDFSKGAPREKPCATYFVTGKKELNNISLLVKRCDSAATIQKIIMSD; this comes from the coding sequence ATGTTAGCAAAAAGAATATTTTACTACTTAGTTGGTGTTTCTATTGGTTCTATTGGAGTATACTTTTTTTGGCAGAAAAAAAATGCAAGTTTTTATTATGGCATGGATGCTAGAACTTTAAAATCGATTCGAATAAAAGAAAGATTTTTCTCTGATGATGCAAAAAACACTATGGCAAAATATAATGTAGATACGCTAAAAATAAGTACTATTTTAAATTCAGGTGATGTAGATTTTAGCAAAGGAGCACCAAGAGAAAAGCCTTGTGCTACTTATTTTGTTACCGGTAAAAAAGAGTTAAATAATATTAGCTTACTTGTAAAAAGATGTGATTCTGCAGCTACCATCCAAAAAATTATAATGTCAGATTAG
- a CDS encoding alanine dehydrogenase: MSSYSPFSKEELLPQEEKLEIKKQKGELFIGVPKETYLSEKRVCLTPDAVAALAANGHRIVIETGAGEGANYTDKEYAEAGAKISYQIEEAFKCKIILKVAPPTEEEISYINPQTILISSLQLKTQNKKYFELLAKKKITAIAFDYIKDEHNSYPIVKSLSEIAGSASILIAGELMSGVNKGNGLLFGNISGVPPTSVVIFGAGTVGEHAAKTAIGLGARVKVFDNSISKLRKLQDSIQTPIYTSTLQPKSVLKALMRCDVAIGAIRGKNRSPICATEEMIEKMKEGAVIVDVSIDRGGCFESSNVTTHQKPTFVKHGVIHYCVPNIPARYSRTASVSISNIFTPYLLNIAEEGGFENTARFDKSLRNGMYFYHGILTNKTVADWFDIPFRDINLLIT, encoded by the coding sequence ATGAGTTCATATTCTCCGTTTAGTAAAGAAGAGTTACTTCCGCAAGAAGAAAAGTTAGAAATAAAAAAACAAAAAGGAGAACTCTTTATAGGAGTTCCGAAAGAAACTTATTTAAGTGAAAAAAGAGTTTGTTTAACTCCCGATGCAGTAGCCGCCTTAGCTGCTAATGGCCACAGAATTGTTATAGAAACTGGCGCTGGAGAGGGTGCTAATTATACAGATAAAGAATATGCAGAAGCTGGCGCAAAAATATCGTATCAAATAGAAGAAGCTTTTAAATGTAAAATAATACTTAAAGTTGCACCACCTACAGAAGAAGAAATAAGCTATATAAATCCGCAAACAATTCTAATTTCTTCTTTGCAATTAAAAACACAAAACAAAAAATATTTTGAACTTCTTGCTAAGAAAAAAATTACAGCAATTGCTTTTGACTATATTAAAGATGAACACAACTCATACCCTATTGTAAAATCTTTAAGTGAAATAGCAGGGAGTGCTTCTATTTTAATTGCCGGCGAATTAATGAGTGGCGTAAACAAAGGAAACGGATTATTATTTGGAAATATTAGTGGTGTTCCTCCTACGAGTGTCGTAATTTTCGGCGCAGGAACTGTTGGTGAACATGCCGCAAAAACAGCCATTGGTTTGGGGGCTCGTGTTAAAGTTTTCGACAATTCTATAAGCAAGCTTAGAAAGTTACAAGACAGCATACAAACTCCCATCTACACTTCTACACTACAACCTAAATCGGTATTAAAAGCACTAATGCGTTGCGATGTGGCTATTGGAGCCATTAGAGGAAAAAACAGAAGTCCTATTTGTGCAACTGAAGAAATGATAGAAAAAATGAAAGAAGGTGCCGTTATTGTTGATGTTAGTATAGACAGAGGTGGCTGTTTCGAGAGCTCTAATGTAACTACGCATCAAAAACCTACTTTTGTAAAACATGGTGTTATTCATTATTGTGTTCCTAACATTCCTGCTCGCTATTCTAGAACTGCCTCTGTTTCTATCAGTAATATATTTACCCCATATTTGTTAAATATAGCAGAAGAAGGCGGCTTTGAAAATACCGCTAGATTCGATAAAAGTTTAAGAAATGGCATGTACTTTTATCATGGTATACTAACAAATAAAACAGTAGCAGATTGGTTCGACATTCCTTTTAGAGATATTAATTTATTAATTACTTAA
- the tsaE gene encoding tRNA (adenosine(37)-N6)-threonylcarbamoyltransferase complex ATPase subunit type 1 TsaE → MNKNYSLEDLPEIAKQIIANSLHKKLLFYGEMGVGKTTLIKEICTHLGVTDTISSPTFSLVNEYETLNNERVFHFDFYRITNEEEALDMGIEDYFYSTNWCLIEWPENVENLLPLESVEIHLKVLKNGLRNLQLK, encoded by the coding sequence ATGAATAAAAATTATTCTTTAGAGGATTTACCAGAAATTGCCAAACAAATTATAGCAAATTCTTTACATAAAAAATTATTATTTTATGGTGAAATGGGGGTTGGAAAAACCACTTTAATCAAAGAAATATGTACCCATTTGGGAGTTACCGATACTATTTCTTCACCAACATTCTCTTTGGTAAATGAGTATGAAACGCTCAATAATGAGCGTGTTTTTCATTTTGATTTTTATAGAATTACAAATGAAGAAGAAGCTTTAGACATGGGTATTGAAGACTATTTCTACTCGACAAACTGGTGTTTGATAGAATGGCCAGAAAACGTAGAAAATTTACTACCTTTAGAATCCGTAGAAATCCATTTAAAAGTTTTAAAAAACGGTTTACGCAATCTGCAATTAAAATAA
- a CDS encoding bifunctional response regulator/alkaline phosphatase family protein → MMSIQILWVDDEIELLKPHILFLERKDYKVTTCTNGADAIKLSEENKFDIVFLDENMPGLTGLETLSEIKQINQNLPVVMITKSEEEYIMEEAIGSKIADYLIKPVNPNQILLSLKKNLDNSRLISEKTTANYQQEFRKISTDLAMVNSYEEWIALYKKLIHWELALENINDPGMLGILESQKQEANLQFFKFIKNEYQDFLTAPNKPTFSHTLFKDYIVPELKKETPILWVVIDNLRYDQYRILEPLINNFYKKEEEHAYFSILPTATQYARNAIFSGMMPLEMKKKYPEFWKNDTDEGSMNLYENEFLTAQIKRLSLNIKHEYYKISSLKSGKELADNYNGTKQNDLTTIVYNFVDILSHSKTEMEVIKELAGDDKAYRSLTLSWFKNSPLFEIIQKAQILGQKLILTTDHGTINCKHPSKVVGDKNISTNLRYKTGKSLSFEEKEVFAVRNPKDIFLPTVAMNSPFIFAKEDFFFAYPNNFNHFVKYYKNTYQHGGVSLEEMIIPCAIYSAK, encoded by the coding sequence ATGATGAGCATACAAATTTTATGGGTAGATGATGAAATTGAATTATTAAAACCTCATATTTTATTTTTAGAACGTAAAGACTATAAAGTTACTACATGTACAAATGGTGCAGATGCTATTAAACTCTCTGAAGAAAATAAGTTTGATATTGTTTTTTTAGATGAAAACATGCCTGGCTTAACTGGTTTAGAAACGCTTTCGGAAATAAAGCAAATAAACCAAAACTTGCCGGTGGTTATGATTACAAAGAGTGAAGAGGAGTATATTATGGAAGAGGCCATTGGATCAAAAATTGCCGATTACTTGATTAAACCAGTAAACCCCAATCAAATATTATTAAGCCTTAAGAAAAACCTAGATAACTCTAGACTAATTAGCGAAAAAACCACCGCCAATTACCAACAAGAATTTCGAAAAATTTCTACAGACCTAGCAATGGTTAACTCTTATGAAGAGTGGATTGCTTTGTATAAAAAACTTATTCATTGGGAACTCGCACTAGAAAATATTAATGATCCTGGTATGTTGGGTATATTAGAGAGTCAGAAGCAAGAAGCCAATTTACAGTTTTTTAAATTTATTAAAAATGAGTATCAAGATTTTTTAACTGCTCCAAACAAACCTACATTTTCTCATACACTTTTTAAAGATTACATAGTTCCAGAATTAAAAAAAGAAACACCAATACTTTGGGTTGTAATAGATAATTTACGCTATGACCAATACCGTATTTTAGAACCTCTAATTAACAACTTTTACAAAAAGGAAGAAGAACATGCTTACTTTTCTATATTACCTACAGCGACTCAATATGCCAGAAATGCTATTTTTTCTGGAATGATGCCTTTAGAAATGAAAAAAAAGTATCCAGAATTCTGGAAAAATGACACTGATGAAGGAAGCATGAACTTATATGAAAATGAGTTTTTAACCGCACAAATAAAAAGGCTAAGCTTGAATATTAAACATGAATATTATAAAATATCTTCTTTAAAAAGTGGTAAAGAATTAGCAGACAATTACAACGGAACAAAACAAAACGATTTAACAACTATAGTATATAATTTTGTAGACATTTTATCTCATTCTAAAACAGAAATGGAGGTAATTAAAGAGCTGGCAGGAGACGACAAAGCATATAGAAGTTTAACGTTAAGCTGGTTTAAAAATTCGCCATTATTCGAAATTATTCAGAAAGCACAAATTTTAGGTCAAAAATTAATACTCACCACCGACCACGGTACCATTAATTGCAAACACCCTTCTAAAGTAGTTGGAGATAAAAATATAAGTACCAATTTAAGATACAAAACAGGAAAAAGTTTATCTTTTGAAGAAAAAGAAGTGTTTGCGGTTAGAAACCCTAAAGATATATTTTTACCAACAGTGGCAATGAATAGTCCGTTTATATTTGCAAAAGAAGATTTTTTCTTTGCCTATCCTAATAATTTTAATCATTTTGTAAAGTACTACAAGAATACCTACCAACATGGCGGAGTTTCTTTAGAGGAAATGATTATTCCTTGTGCAATTTATAGTGCAAAATAG
- a CDS encoding HD domain-containing protein, giving the protein MKKNTPNKLKILNDPIYGFIQIPNSLIFDIIEHPYFQRLRRITQMGFSNLVYPGANHTRFHHAIGCMHLMQKAISVLRFKQVQISKEEENALCIAILLHDIGHGAYSHALEHSIVNGISHEEISLKFMRQLNKEFNGELTLAIEIFEGKNPRKFLGQLISSQLDIDRLDYLKRDSFYTGVTEGNISSDRLIAMMNVKEDELVIEEKGIYSVEKFLIARRLMYWQVYLHKTGLVAEHILMNVLKRAKQLAEKGEQLFASAALHYFLYNPISIDNFTDKTLKMFSNLDDYDVFSAIKEWVNHSDKVLAMLSKMIVDRNLLRIEIQEEKFSEAYLLKNQQKAIKELEISEKDVHYFVFQQPITHQAYTLKMPIFILNKKGKLEDIATASDQLNLQALTIPVVKHFICYPK; this is encoded by the coding sequence TTGAAGAAAAACACACCCAATAAACTTAAAATATTAAATGATCCAATTTATGGATTTATTCAAATACCCAATTCTTTAATTTTTGATATTATAGAGCATCCTTATTTTCAGAGACTACGAAGAATAACGCAAATGGGTTTTTCTAACTTGGTTTATCCCGGAGCAAATCACACCCGTTTTCATCATGCAATTGGCTGCATGCATTTAATGCAAAAAGCTATTAGTGTATTACGGTTTAAGCAAGTTCAAATTTCTAAAGAAGAAGAAAATGCGTTGTGTATTGCTATTTTATTACACGATATTGGTCATGGCGCTTATTCTCATGCTCTAGAACACAGTATAGTAAATGGTATTTCACACGAAGAAATATCTTTGAAATTTATGCGTCAATTAAACAAAGAGTTTAATGGAGAATTGACCTTAGCAATTGAAATATTTGAAGGAAAAAATCCACGAAAATTCCTTGGCCAATTAATTTCTAGTCAATTAGATATAGACCGATTAGACTATTTAAAAAGAGATAGTTTTTATACAGGTGTAACAGAGGGAAATATATCTTCCGACCGACTTATAGCTATGATGAATGTAAAAGAAGATGAGCTGGTTATTGAAGAAAAAGGAATTTATTCTGTAGAAAAGTTTTTGATAGCAAGACGCCTAATGTATTGGCAAGTTTATTTACATAAAACAGGTTTAGTTGCAGAGCATATTTTAATGAATGTTTTAAAAAGAGCAAAGCAACTAGCCGAAAAGGGTGAACAACTTTTTGCAAGTGCTGCTTTACATTATTTTCTATACAATCCAATATCTATAGACAATTTTACTGATAAGACGTTAAAAATGTTTTCTAATTTAGATGATTATGATGTGTTTTCTGCAATAAAAGAATGGGTAAATCATTCCGATAAAGTATTGGCAATGCTCTCTAAAATGATTGTTGATAGAAACTTGTTACGCATAGAAATTCAAGAAGAAAAATTTTCTGAGGCATATCTTTTAAAAAATCAGCAGAAAGCTATCAAAGAGTTAGAAATTTCTGAAAAGGATGTGCACTATTTTGTTTTTCAACAACCAATTACACACCAAGCATATACCTTAAAAATGCCCATTTTTATCTTAAATAAAAAAGGAAAGTTGGAAGATATTGCAACAGCATCCGATCAATTAAATTTACAAGCATTAACAATACCGGTTGTAAAACATTTTATTTGTTACCCAAAGTAA